The following DNA comes from Triticum aestivum cultivar Chinese Spring chromosome 3D, IWGSC CS RefSeq v2.1, whole genome shotgun sequence.
GCATCGGCCTTCGGGGCGGTGCTTTCTCCACCGTGCCACCACTGACATCACTATCTCTACCACGCCATCACCGTTGGTGCCGCCTCCACCAACGCCACCATGTGTTCTCCATTCCACTGCTCGATGTCGACTCTCTCCTCTAGGTAACCCGACTTTATGTTTGAGTAGTTGTACTTGTTCTTGGGTATATGGATGAACTCTTTATGATTAGAATTAAATTCAATTAAGCGATCCAATATATTTTGTTTATGTTCGAGTAGCTTTCATGTGTGTTGTGAGGAGCACGCACACAACATTATCGCCTTGATTGGCTGTGAACCATATTACTACTGCTGTTTTGGGCTAGTTGTTGAAGTAATTCGAGGTGCCAGTAAAAGCCTCTACCTTCGCCTTGTCCAATCTGTAGGGGAATAATAGAGAACCCTTGGTGAGTCCGCGTCTGTATCCGGACCCGCCCACTTAAGCACATAAAGAGTAGTTTAGGGACAATACATAGACCTATGCTCCGCACTTGTTGCATGGATCATATTAGTATTGATGGCTATGGAACACTCGAGCACACCTTATTGCTCAAGCACTGCCTATACTAACTTAGCATTTTCTTATTCCTATTTTTACCTTCAGTTCGTAGTCTAGGTAAAGTCCTTTTTATTCCGGTTTGGGCGCGTACCGAGTTTCATTAGTGAAAATGTCTCCTTGCGGGTTCGACACTCTATTTGCCATGGAAGTGCTACAACACCCTATGCTCTTGCTGGACATCAAGTACTTTCAGTACTGTTGTATCGCTTTGGATATTATGAACACCGGTTTCGAGGATCTTCATGTCCCTTCTCAAAAAATTACATGGATTTGTACAAACTATAGATTACGCATGTTGGCACGGCAAACTATTGTCCCACCTCACCAACCAAGAGCTAGGATGGAATTGGAGAACATACTACTAGTTGATATTCATACAAGTCTAATAGTATCTATTTATTTACCAAGCAAGAGCTAGGATGGGATTGGTCTAGAAGTATCTATTTACAGACCGAGTACTCTCAAAACATTTGGACATATATCTATAAGATGCATACATTACTCTTAAATACACTAGTAAGTTTTATCGACATACAGTGACCCTGCAAACAACATAATTTGGTAGTATTGGTTTATTGAGATTTACATAGATATCCATTGTAACAAAATAGTAGCTTAAACGTccgaaacaaaataaaaaacattCTTTGTGACAAAATACAATTTATTCTTAAATCTATAAAATATGTTTCTACTGATAAATATTGGAAGGGTATGAAAAATAAGTACCTAAGATGCAGGAGCTTGTGTAAATTGTTCGTTTTTCTTATTATTTCTATAGTAATATTTAGGCTGGTATGTTGAATGAATAATATTAATAGAAACAATATATATCTTTACATCAAGATGAGTTAGCACGAAGTAAAAAAGTTCAATATAAATAGATGGTACTCCCTTTATTCTGGTAGCTAAGCCCAAATTTTTACCGATGCATTAGCTGGAAACATTAATGAAATCCGTAAAATTGATTTTATTAATTGTGCTTATCTATTAATTTTCCTAGAATTAACTATTTTACGGAAATACTGTGGCCAACAAAACATTCAAGTGTCATATCTCGATTTAACATTTCCGGTATGTATATGCTCTATTAAACAATTAACATGTAGGTAGAAGGAAATAAAATGACAAAATGTCATAAACACAAAATATTCTAAATACCTTCTCAAAATCCAAAATTATTTGAAATAAATATAAAATGCTCTCAAAATaatattaaaaaatattcataatttatTTATGAGTTTTTAAAATTTCTCAAATTAATACTTCTAAATTTATTCAGCTTTTTATATTTTCCTAGATTTTTTCATATTATGTTCTGTTTTGTGCCTATTTTCTTGTTTGCAAAACGATTGTTGCATCACTAGTCATGCCACTTTCACTATGTCGGTGGTCAAATCATCAATCCTTACATATATTCGACTATATAATCACAAATAAACTCAACCAATAGTTGCTTGATAAAAAACGAGTTTAGTCCCAAGTTTGTCATGGTCTCTTTTTCCTTTAGGACATCCTCAACATGAAAATTGGACTAAGCTCCAACATTATAGGGCCTCCATGGAACCGTGGGATTACGAAGACACGGAAATAGGAAAGCACATAAGAATAACACAGGAATTTTGAGATTAAATGTTTGCTTCATTGGAAGAAGACACATGCATGGTGCATTCAAAATTGAAGTGAACTTCTCCATGAGATGTTGGTTTCCTCCAAACTACTAGGAAAAATTTGAAAGCTGAGGTTTTCTTTACGTGTAATCCAAGTATCCAAAGTgtaatatttttttcttttgcttaCGACTGCAATCCACCATTGTTCCCGCAATAAACCTTATTGGCTTTTAAGGTTGGCTGAACTTGGAGTCCCAAAACAAAGTGAGTGAACCAAAATTACTAAAACACTAGTAGTATCATTTAACTTTATGGCCTGGTATTGACTATTATGTGGCTGCAAATCAACTATAGCAAGCTAGCTACTCAGTACTACATTAATTAATTATTGCAACTGTAGCTAGCAACACTGCATGCATCAGCAAGGTAGCATGGGTAGCCGTCTCAGCCCCATCAGCACTCACCATGGAAAAAGCAAAAGTGTGTAAATAAAGGAAAACAACAACAAGATGatgtcctctccctcctccaagtcgccacaagctagagcgagagagagagagacccttcTCTCTCATCTCTTGGTTGTGCTGCTACCTGGCGCTCTCTCCTTTTTCTCTCTCCTCTTGGGTAGCTCTCGCTCCCTCTCAAAGCAGTCAAGAGCTAGACCCTCCTGTCTCCTCTAGCTTCCATTCCATTCCTTTCCTTGGTACTAGTACTCTGATTCCCTTTGATTTCCCCAGCTGCCGCAGCTGCCAAGTCTCTTCCTCCCACTATCTCTTCTCTCCAACCTCCAGTCCAGCCAGCCGCCCAAACACCTCTCTCCTCTCCCAACAACTCTCTCTGGAAGTCTAGATCGCCGGCCATGATCTTCCCTCCTGCCTTCCTCGATTCATCAAGCTGCTGGAATACCAACCACAACCAGCTTCAGGTATGCATCCTTGCGGTCAATTAATTGTTCTGTCAAGATTTTGTTCAcacaagaaaaaaaaagagagagaatatGTTCTAGCTAAGCTAGGGTTTGCTGATGGCAGATATACATCCTCTGCTGATTGCTGCACTATGTATCTTGGAATATACTCCATATACACATCTTGGCTGACGCTTAATTCCTGACCACTTAATTTGCAGCTGCAGCAAATCGGCAGTAACACTCATGTCACTACTACTCCTTCACCTGCTGGCCACGGTCCTGGAGATGGAGgaggcagcaacaacaacaatcatGGTCAGCAGGAAGGACTAATGGCCACGGCCGGGgccggaggaggtggtggtgatggcggcggcggcggcggtggcgatggtGACAGCGCTGGCGGCGGGAGCAACAAGCCGATGTCGATGTCGGAGCGGGCGCGGCTGGCGCGGGTGCCGCAGCCGGAGCCGGGGCTCAACTGCCCGCGCTGCGACTCCACCAACACCAAGTTCTGCTACTTCAACAACTACTCCCTCACCCAGCCCCGCCACTTCTGCCGAGCCTGCCGCCGCTACTGGACCCGCGGCGGCGCGCTCCGCAACGTCCCCGTCGGCGGCGGGTACCGTCGCCACGCCAAGCGCAGCGCCAAGCCCAAGGCCGGGTCGGCTGGATCCGGAACCGCCGCGGCAGGGACGTCGTCTGCGACGTCGACGACGCCCAGCACCACTGCTTGCACCACCGGCACTGCCACTGCGCCGCCCGCTCTGCAGTACTCCATGTTCGGCAGCGCGCCGCCGCACGGCAGCCGGTTCGCCGATAGCTTCGACCCCGCGAGCCTCGGCCTCAGCTTCCCCGCCAGGCTGCTCTTCCCTGACAGCGGCGCCTACGCGGCCGACGGTGGCGCGCAGcagcaccaccatcaccaccaggGGAACGGGAACGGCATGGAGCAGTGGGCGGCAGCGCAGATGCAGAGCTTCCCGTTCCTGCACGCCATGGATCACCAGATGTCGGGGAATCAGCCACCGGCTTCGGCAATGCCCACCAcaatggcggcgatgcagggcatgTTCCACCTAGGGCtacagagcggcggcggcggcggcggcaatggcGACGATGGAGGAAACCACCAGTTCCACCACCCGCCGGCCAAGAGGGACTACCAGCAGCAGCAGGATTACCCAAGCAGCAGGGGCATGTACGGGGACGTGGTCAATGGCAATGGCGGCGGCTTCAAT
Coding sequences within:
- the LOC123081024 gene encoding dof zinc finger protein DOF5.3; the protein is MIFPPAFLDSSSCWNTNHNQLQLQQIGSNTHVTTTPSPAGHGPGDGGGSNNNNHGQQEGLMATAGAGGGGGDGGGGGGGDGDSAGGGSNKPMSMSERARLARVPQPEPGLNCPRCDSTNTKFCYFNNYSLTQPRHFCRACRRYWTRGGALRNVPVGGGYRRHAKRSAKPKAGSAGSGTAAAGTSSATSTTPSTTACTTGTATAPPALQYSMFGSAPPHGSRFADSFDPASLGLSFPARLLFPDSGAYAADGGAQQHHHHHQGNGNGMEQWAAAQMQSFPFLHAMDHQMSGNQPPASAMPTTMAAMQGMFHLGLQSGGGGGGNGDDGGNHQFHHPPAKRDYQQQQDYPSSRGMYGDVVNGNGGGFNFYSSTSNAAGN